One region of Oreochromis aureus strain Israel breed Guangdong linkage group 19, ZZ_aureus, whole genome shotgun sequence genomic DNA includes:
- the exd1 gene encoding piRNA biogenesis protein EXD1, translating to MVVDDVKLLTHLKGERIKLTLKTSSFFGVVKRIFPNKALILADVVSGDGCSFPGTKLFFGHEILNVEFTSDGNGDRENIHHHKPEDHLDVAKFQPYRKIGILDDDEEEEEYINFVVVDEFHEKFGPAIMHIKKQHVIGVGAEGVEVFKNGRLCWLQIATKNKVYLFDVLLLGARAFKNGLAVILESKHILKVIHDCRAIAGCLIAQFGVKLANVFDTQVADVMCFYSETGGFLPDRVSTLHEVLSLHLRAPPSQLSSLQIKSQFTKEESEMWHMRPCPLPLLKVMALSVIHLQPLRLVLMDTLMRDYMALVDSYLSSSHYQPDELAHVGMESVLELPRDLRQLEVMRRERHEWASGHYPLTEQGLLARFSPKPQSSSQASPAVEEEDQRKNHTDVSEPASVESPSPSPQELLVNQSAFSPLRVTSGPAVDVQDPAPATVSDLTNKESINSSLSAGMGRGDAGVRMDLMGRGRLFGKEQPSNATFPFIGRGRGFLLHLPPTQIPVESAGDFKRQRSVKATPFQDKMPEPGLNESNPPKDVCGLSGEEFTLSRQPISSSLSQSFRY from the exons ATGGTTGTGGATGATGTAAAACTACTGACTCACCTTAAGGGAGAGAGAATCAAATTGACCCTCAAGACTTCATCGTTCTTCGGGGTCGTGAAACGTATTTTCCCCAACAAAGCTTTGATTTTGGCGGACG TTGTCAGCGGTGATGGCTGTAGTTTTCCCGGAACAAAACTTTTCTTTGGCCATGAGATTCTGAATG TGGAATTTACCAGTGATGGGAACGGTGACCGTGA AAATATTCACCATCACAAACCTGAGGACCACTTGGATGTAGCAAAGTTTCAGCCATACAGGAAGATAGGCATATTGG atgatgacgaagaggaagaagagtaCATCAACTTTGTAGTCGTTGATGAGTTTCATGAGAAGTTTGGACCTGCT ATAATGCACATCAAGAAACAGCACGTGATCGGTGTGGGAGCTGAAGGAGTTGAGGTATTTAAGAATGGACGACTGTGTTGGCTGCAG ATTGCCACTAAAAACAAAGTATACCTATTTGATGTCCTGTTACTTGGAGCCCGGGCTTTTAAGAATGGCCTCGCCGTGATCCTGGAGAGCAAGCACATTTTAAAG GTCATCCATGACTGCAGAGCCATTGCTGGATGTCTGATCGCTCAGTTTGGAGTAAAGCTGGCAAACGTCTTTGACACTCAG GTGGCAGATGTCATGTGCTTCTACTCAGAGACGGGAGGTTTCCTTCCTGACAGAGTCAGTACTCTCCATGAGGTGTTAAGTCTCCATCTGAGGGCACCCCCCTCTCAGCTTTCATCTCTTCAGATTAAGTCACAGTTCACTAAG GAAGAAAGCGAGATGTGGCACATGCGGCCTTGTCCGTTACCCCTGCTGAAGGTGATGGCTCTATCAGTGATCCACCTACAGCCGCTCAGACTGGTCCTGATGGACACGCTCATGAGAGACTACATGGCTCTGGTTGATTCCTACCTCAGCAGCAGCCATTACCAGCCTGATGAACTGGCGCATGTTGGCATG GAAAGTGTGTTGGAGTTGCCCAGAGACCTGAGGCAGCTGGAGGTAATGCGTCGCGAAAGGCACGAGTGGGCTTCCGGTCACTATCCACTCACAGAGCAGGGTCTGCTGGCTCGCTTTAGCCCCAAACCTCAGTCTTCATCCCAGGCCTCACCTGCTGTAGAAGAAGAAGACCAAAGGAAAAACCATACAGATGTGTCTGAACCTGCAAGTGTAGAATCTCCTTCACCATCACCACAGGAGCTTCTTGTTAACCAGTCTGCATTTAGCCCTTTGAGGGTCACCAGTGGGCCTGCTGTGGATGTTCAGGATCCTGCTCCTGCCACTGTGTCAGACCTCACCAATAAAGAGTCCATCAACAGTTCTCTGTCAGCAGGTATGGGCAGAGGGGACGCAGGAGTACGAATGGATCTGATGGGAAGAGGAAGGCTCTTTGGGAAAGAGCAGCCATCCAACGCCACTTTTCCTTTCATAGGAAGAGGAAGAGGCTTTCTTCTCCACTTACCACCCACTCAGATCCCCGTTGAGAGTGCTGGGGACTTCAAACGTCAGCGTAGTGTGAAAGCGACTCCTTTCCAGGATAAAATGCCAGAGCCTGGCCTCAATGAAAGTAACCCACCTAAAGATGTTTGTGGTTTGAGTGGAGAAGAATTTACATTAAGTCGCCAGCCCATCTCATCTTCACTGAGCCAATCATTCAGATATTAA
- the LOC116322345 gene encoding delta-like protein 4 has translation MAVWFTSVLAIVITVSTQVFGTGVFELELNHFQNTKGLLANGLSCGMSGCRTYFKVCLKNFQKEVSPGNCIFGNASTPVLGTDSFSIRPDARLRLPLNFTWPGAFSLVVEAWYSAAAEQPGDTTNPEFLISSFSIQRQLGIGREWSKDVLSGRQTELRYSYRFICNENYYGATCNKRCAPRDDRFGHFTCKPDGEKACLPGWKGEYCQEPICLEGCNERNGNCTLPGECKCREGWQGLFCDVCKLHPSCKHGTCKEAWQCNCKEGWGGIFCDQDLNYCTHHKPCANGATCLNTGQGSYTCTCLPGFTGVNCDSEVRECDRQTCHNGGRCLDSEDGYRCECPQGFEGQHCEHRVLTCADTPCFQGGTCQERDNGRSYTCECPPGYTGLNCEKKVDKCTSLQCTNGGHCVVRGNLRVCSCRSGFTGLRCQINVNECAANPCANGSTCIDRINDYTCTCPLGYTGRHCDKPTDHCASQPCLNGGTCTTGAKGQSTCICPAHYSGPQCQFNSEHQANTPSPTISWESSEKQKLVAIVLGVGIVAVLVLLCMAVAVMGHIKKQKDKEQDSDTMNNLSKVDLQKENLISTLELKNTNKKFELEVDCPREKSNHKYINHYHLDYKPSARYKDELSLVDKDENCEKSIEDMKHLSRMYSERPECRISTISSSGDSMYQSVFVIAEEKNECIIATEV, from the exons ATGGCCGTTTGGTTCACATCTGTCCTCGCAATAGTTATTACAGTATCTACTCAg GTTTTCGGAACGGGTGTGTTCGAGTTAGAGCTGAATCATTTTCAGAACACGAAAGGTTTGCTGGCAAACGGGCTTAGCTGCGGCATGAGTGGCTGCAGGACTTATTTCAAGGTTTGTTTGAAGAACTTCCAGAAGGAGGTGTCACCTGGAAACTGCATATTTGGCAACGCCAGCACACCTGTTCTGGGCACCGACTCCTTCAGCATCCGGCCGGACGCCAGGCTACGCCTGCCGCTCAACTTCACCTGGCCG GGTGCTTTCTCCTTAGTTGTTGAAGCCTGGTATTCTGCTGCAGCGGAGCAGCCCGGAG ATACCACCAACCCCGAATTCTTGATTAGTTCTTTTTCCATCCAAAGGCAGTTGGGAATAGGGCGTGAGTGGTCCAAGGATGTGCTCAGCGGGAGGCAGACGGAGCTACGGTACTCATACCGGTTCATCTGCAATGAAAATTACTACGGGGCCACTTGTAACAAAAGATGCGCTCCGAGAGACGACCGTTTTGGCCACTTCACCTGCAAGCCTGATGGGGAAAAAGCCTGTCTGCCGGGATGGAAGGGAGAATACTGCCAAGAAC caaTCTGTCTTGAAGGCTGCAATGAAAGGAACGGAAACTGCACATTACCTGGAGAGTGCAA ATGCAGAGAGGGCTGGCAGGGTCTCTTTTGTGATGTGTGTAAACTCCATCCGTCCTGTAAACACGGTACCTGTAAAGAGGCTTGGCAGTGCAATTGCAAAGAAGGCTGGGGGGGCATCTTCTGTGACCAAG ACCTGAACTACTGCACCCACCATAAACCTTGCGCAAACGGGGCCACGTGCTTGAACACAGGCCAGGGCAGCTACACCTGCACCTGCCTGCCAGGCTTCACCGGGGTTAACTGCGACTCGGAGGTCAGGGAATGTGACAGGCAGACCTGCCACAACGGAGGTCGCTGCCTG GACTCTGAGGATGGGTATAGGTGTGAGTGTCCGCAGGGATTCGAAGGACAACACTGTGAACACAGGGTGCTCACTTGTGCAGACACACCATGCTTCCAAGGTGGCACATGCCAAGAGAGGGATAATGGCCGTAGTTACACATGCGAGTGTCCACCAGGATACACTGGACTTAACTGTGAGAAGAAAGTGGACAAATGTACCTCACTGCAATGCACCAATG GTGGACACTGCGTGGTCCGCGGTAACCTCCGAGTTTGCAGCTGTCGCTCAGGTTTCACGGGACTGCGCTGCCAGATCAACGTCAATGAGTGCGCCGCAAACCCCTGCGCAAATGGCTCCACCTGCATAGATCGCATTAATGACTACACCTGCACCTGTCCTCTTGGGTATACAGGCCGCCACTGCGACAAGCCCACAGATCACTGTGCTTCTCAACCCTGCCTCAATGGGGGGACTTGCACCACAGGAGCCAAAggccagtccacctgcatctgcCCCGCCCATTACAGTGGCCCTCAGTGCCAGTTCAACAGTGAGCATCAAGCCAACACCCCCAGCCCCACAATAAGCTGGGAGTCCAGTGAAAAGCAAAAGTTGGTAGCCATCGTTTTGGGTGTGGGCATAGTGGCTGTTCTGGTGCTTTTGTGCATGGCAGTCGCAGTGATGGGGCACATCAAGAAGCAGAAGGATAAGGAGCAGGACTCGGACACCATGAACAACCTCTCCAAGGTTGACCTTCAGAAGGAGAACCTCATCTCTACTCTAGAGCTCAAGAACACCAATAAAAAGTTTGAATTGGAGGTGGACTGTCCCAGGGAAAAGTCTAATCACAAATACATCAACCACTATCACCTGGACTATAAACCCTCCGCGAGGTACAAGGATGAACTGTCCCTTGTGGACAAAGatgaaaactgtgaaaagtcAATAGAAGACATGAAACATTTAAGTAGAATGTACAG